One genomic region from Rosa rugosa chromosome 1, drRosRugo1.1, whole genome shotgun sequence encodes:
- the LOC133724602 gene encoding wax ester synthase/diacylglycerol acyltransferase 4-like isoform X2 yields MEFGEEGLLEPVSPGGQFFNSTVLSLAIIAVLEAQVPINDAQTFSLLKNVFLPINPRFSSIMVKDVDEKNKQWKRVQVKLEDHVHVPIFPSGMSLESYDTYFDEYITKIASETFPQSRPLWEIHLFKYPTSHAAGQLIFKIHHALGDGYSLMGALLSCLQNTHNPSLPLTFPPLMGAKNETSSRSRVFEFVPKILSAVINGAWDFSWSILKGTWVEDDRTPIRSGVDGVEFRPVSISTLMLSIEEIKLIKNKLGVTINDVIAGTIFLGTRMYMQRMNSEKSSSQNCTALVLLNTRLAAGYKSVQEMLMEPSKSSWGNRFVFLHVPVPKSSEVSKPLDFVWEAQKIVKRHRSSSAWYLTIRLWDILKKFRGAESLTITAMSYMGKLRIAMGTEKGFIDSNKLQACMKDAFQLISEAAN; encoded by the exons ATGGAGTTTGGAGAAGAAGGACTATTAGAGCCGGTGAGCCCTGGTGGTCAATTCTTCAACAGCACTGTCTTATCTCTTGCAATTATTGCTGTTTTGGAAGCACAAGTTCCAATCAACGATGCTCAAACTTTTTCACTTCTTAAAAATGTCTTCCTCCCGATCAATCCACGCTTCTCTTCCATCatg GTTAAAGATGTAGATGAAAAGAATAAGCAGTGGAAGAGGGTTCAAGTGAAGCTGGAAGACCATGTACATGTCCCCATTTTCCCATCCGGAATGTCACTTGAATCATATGATACTTACTTTGATGAATATATAACGAAGATAGCATCAGAAACATTCCCACAAAGCAGGCCATTATGGGAAATTCATCTTTTCAAATACCCAACAAGTCATGCAGCTGGACAACTAATATTCAAGATCCATCATGCCCTTGGCGATGGCTACTCTCTCATGGGCGCTCTTCTCTCTTGTCTCCAAAATACTCacaatccttctcttcctctgaCATTTCCTCCACTAATGGGTGCAAAGAATGAAACTAGTAGTCGATCTCGTGTGTTTGAGTTTGTGCCTAAGATACTTTCTGCCGTTATCAACGGTGCATGGGATTTTAGTTGGAGCATTTTAAAGGGCACTTGGGTTGAAGATGATCGAACACCAATAAGGTCCGGCGTTGATGGAGTTGAGTTTCGGCCTGTGTCCATATCGACCTTGATGCTGTCTATTGAGGAAATCAAACTTATCAAGAACAAGCTTGGAGTG ACGATAAATGATGTTATTGCGGGAACAATCTTTCTGGGCACCCGAATGTACATGCAACGGATGAATAGTGAAAAATCAAGTAGCCAGAATTGCACGGCATTGGTGTTGCTGAATACTAGACTTGCTGCGGGTTACAAGTCAGTGCAGGAGATGTTGATGGAACCAAGCAAGTCTTCTTGGGGCAACCGATTTGTGTTCTTGCATGTCCCGGTGCCCAAGTCGAGTGAAGTTTCCAAGCCATTGGATTTTGTATGGGAAGCACAGAAGATAGTCAAGAGACATAGAAGCTCTTCAGCTTGGTACCTCACTATTAGGCTCTGGGACATTTTGAAGAAATTTAGAGGCGCTGAG AGTCTTACTATAACAGCAATGAGTTATATGGGAAAGCTAAGGATTGCCATGGGAACTGAAAAAGGCTTCATAGATTCCAACAAATTGCAAGCATGCATGAAAGATGCATTTCAGTTGATATCTGAAGCTGCAAATTAA
- the LOC133724602 gene encoding wax ester synthase/diacylglycerol acyltransferase 4-like isoform X1, which yields MEFGEEGLLEPVSPGGQFFNSTVLSLAIIAVLEAQVPINDAQTFSLLKNVFLPINPRFSSIMVKDVDEKNKQWKRVQVKLEDHVHVPIFPSGMSLESYDTYFDEYITKIASETFPQSRPLWEIHLFKYPTSHAAGQLIFKIHHALGDGYSLMGALLSCLQNTHNPSLPLTFPPLMGAKNETSSRSRVFEFVPKILSAVINGAWDFSWSILKGTWVEDDRTPIRSGVDGVEFRPVSISTLMLSIEEIKLIKNKLGVTINDVIAGTIFLGTRMYMQRMNSEKSSSQNCTALVLLNTRLAAGYKSVQEMLMEPSKSSWGNRFVFLHVPVPKSSEVSKPLDFVWEAQKIVKRHRSSSAWYLTIRLWDILKKFRGAEVAAEYIHRTLMNSSIAVTNMIGPLEQMSLADQPIKGVYFMVVGSPQSLTITAMSYMGKLRIAMGTEKGFIDSNKLQACMKDAFQLISEAAN from the exons ATGGAGTTTGGAGAAGAAGGACTATTAGAGCCGGTGAGCCCTGGTGGTCAATTCTTCAACAGCACTGTCTTATCTCTTGCAATTATTGCTGTTTTGGAAGCACAAGTTCCAATCAACGATGCTCAAACTTTTTCACTTCTTAAAAATGTCTTCCTCCCGATCAATCCACGCTTCTCTTCCATCatg GTTAAAGATGTAGATGAAAAGAATAAGCAGTGGAAGAGGGTTCAAGTGAAGCTGGAAGACCATGTACATGTCCCCATTTTCCCATCCGGAATGTCACTTGAATCATATGATACTTACTTTGATGAATATATAACGAAGATAGCATCAGAAACATTCCCACAAAGCAGGCCATTATGGGAAATTCATCTTTTCAAATACCCAACAAGTCATGCAGCTGGACAACTAATATTCAAGATCCATCATGCCCTTGGCGATGGCTACTCTCTCATGGGCGCTCTTCTCTCTTGTCTCCAAAATACTCacaatccttctcttcctctgaCATTTCCTCCACTAATGGGTGCAAAGAATGAAACTAGTAGTCGATCTCGTGTGTTTGAGTTTGTGCCTAAGATACTTTCTGCCGTTATCAACGGTGCATGGGATTTTAGTTGGAGCATTTTAAAGGGCACTTGGGTTGAAGATGATCGAACACCAATAAGGTCCGGCGTTGATGGAGTTGAGTTTCGGCCTGTGTCCATATCGACCTTGATGCTGTCTATTGAGGAAATCAAACTTATCAAGAACAAGCTTGGAGTG ACGATAAATGATGTTATTGCGGGAACAATCTTTCTGGGCACCCGAATGTACATGCAACGGATGAATAGTGAAAAATCAAGTAGCCAGAATTGCACGGCATTGGTGTTGCTGAATACTAGACTTGCTGCGGGTTACAAGTCAGTGCAGGAGATGTTGATGGAACCAAGCAAGTCTTCTTGGGGCAACCGATTTGTGTTCTTGCATGTCCCGGTGCCCAAGTCGAGTGAAGTTTCCAAGCCATTGGATTTTGTATGGGAAGCACAGAAGATAGTCAAGAGACATAGAAGCTCTTCAGCTTGGTACCTCACTATTAGGCTCTGGGACATTTTGAAGAAATTTAGAGGCGCTGAG GTTGCGGCTGAATACATTCATAGAACACTCATGAACTCAAGCATAGCAGTCACAAATATGATTGGGCCACTAGAACAAATGTCATTGGCTGATCAACCCATTAAAGGAGTCTACTTTATGGTGGTCGGTTCACCTCAG AGTCTTACTATAACAGCAATGAGTTATATGGGAAAGCTAAGGATTGCCATGGGAACTGAAAAAGGCTTCATAGATTCCAACAAATTGCAAGCATGCATGAAAGATGCATTTCAGTTGATATCTGAAGCTGCAAATTAA